In Vitis riparia cultivar Riparia Gloire de Montpellier isolate 1030 chromosome 19, EGFV_Vit.rip_1.0, whole genome shotgun sequence, the following proteins share a genomic window:
- the LOC117908213 gene encoding ankyrin repeat-containing protein ITN1-like has protein sequence MHTLTLQLLNHLCEVLKVSRAKKIFRQSFINEAKYGIPEILEEIIKSYPYALEYLDEDVFKLAVLNRYEKIFNLICEIGMHRQLIIRTIDDSNNDNILHLAGKLAPPHRLSLVSGAALQMQHELHWFKEIKKYAPRAFSESENENKDKLKMVFIKEHEKLIKEGEKWMKGTAKCYALAAALIATVVFAAAITIPGGNHDDTGIPNFSKEIAFKVFAVLDALSPFLSIASEVDIWPCYSISLRNIHDDSLQWRNLSSLW, from the exons atgcATACTCTAACTCTTCAATTGCTTAACCACCTATGTGAAGTTTTGAAAGTATCAAGAGCGAAGAAAATATTTAGACAATCATTCATTAATGAGGCAAAATATGGGATTCCCGAGATTCTGGAAGAGATTATAAAGTCATATCCTTATGCACTCGAGTATCTGGATGAGGATGTATTCAAATTGGCAGTATTAAATCGTTATGAAAAGATTTTCAACCTCATCTGCGAAATCGGTATGCATAGACAACTTATAATACGAACCATAGATGATTCAAATAACGATAATATCTTGCATTTGGCTGGAAAATTGGCCCCTCCGCACCGGCTCAGTCTCGTTTCTGGTGCAGCTCTACAAATGCAACACGAGTTACATTGGTTTAag gaaattaaaaaatatgcccCGAGAGCCTTCAGTGAATCTGAGAACGAAAACAAAGATAAACTGAAAATGGTATTTATAAAGGAACATGAAAAGTTGATAAAAGAAGGGGAGAAATGGATGAAAGGCACAGCAAAATGTTACGCATTAGCAGCAGCGCTTATTGCTACTGTAGTGTTTGCAGCAGCAATTACCATCCCGGGTGGCAACCATGATGATACTGGCATACCAAATTTCTCCAAAGAAATTGCCTTCAAAGTTTTTGCAGTTTTGGATGCGCTTTCCCCCTTCCTATCCATTGCTTCG GAGGTTGATATTTGGCCTTGTTACTCTATTTCTCTCCGTAACATTCATGATGATAGCCTACAGTGGCGCAATCTATCTTCTCTTTGGTGA